A genomic stretch from Embleya scabrispora includes:
- a CDS encoding serine hydrolase — protein sequence MTRRLRLDDLTAIVLPEQPSISPDGTRVVYTLVGVDAEADRPVRSLWWVATAGGTPPTRLTEGPGDGSAAWSPDGTRIAFLRAAGGPPQIWVLPVTGGDPRQLTRLPLGAGRPIWSPDGSRIAFTSAVDTHAVPGEDDAARAARGHAPLVVDALDYQADGAGLLGTMRSHLHVLDPDTGEVTQVTEGEWHAGEPAWSPDGRRLAFSAGRDADADMNNLSAAYVLDPSTPDVPAERVGPADGMIGPVGWTPDGEALLAVGATHNGTGHARLLRIPLAGGPVAQLAASLDRNIMSGGGGYPGALPQFTADGRELLFCAREAGDTQLLVLDPATDTTRVLVGGANRSVSGVSVPQTPGPVAIVLATPTSYGEIVLVDPADGTERVLTTHVADALPDVELFTAVDRRFTISDGTVVHARVIRDPQATGPGPLLMDIHGGPHNAWGGTADSIHLYHQVLAERGWTILLPNPRASDGYGEDFFTAAVGAWGLADAADFLEPLDTLVAEGIADPDRLAVAGYSYGGYMTCYLTSRDRRFAAAVTGGVVSDLVSISGTSDAGTFLARAEFGDITYRDEPERYAAMNPLSRVGDVRTPTLVVHGGADMRCPVGQAQQWFSALREQGVPTRMVLYPEGSHLFILQGRPSHRLDWNRRIVDWVEQYAGPAGRARPARLDAAHWQRRLSTLASRHQVPGATLAVLRVDANGPDDLIEAAHGVLNLNTGVPVTTESVFQIGSISKVWTTTLVMQLVEDGLLDLDQPLAELMPELRLSDPELPKRITMRHLLTHSSGIDGDHFPDTGRGDDCVARYVDTLVDVTQVFPPGAGWSYCNAGFVLAGRVIEHLTGKTWDEVLRERLSTPLGLTRTVTLPEEALLLSAAVGHLSEGGGAPTVAPVSGLPRSLGPAGLISSTAAELLAFARLHLTDGLAADGRRLLAAQYTTAMRERQVDVPDTALTGTTWGLGWRLWAVDGQELCGHNGGTVGQLAFLQVLPEHGLALALLTNGGQAEELSEELFAEILTEAAGIAPAEPFAPPAEPPAVDVDRYVGVYERAAQRDEVSVTPDGLLLRRELTGPLADTLPDAVTELRMVPVAEDVFAVRLPGSPIWRPLIFASFGTGGRFLYLGARISPQRD from the coding sequence ATGACACGACGTCTGCGTCTGGACGACCTGACCGCGATTGTGCTACCGGAGCAGCCGTCGATCTCCCCCGACGGGACTCGTGTCGTCTACACGCTGGTCGGCGTCGATGCCGAGGCGGACCGTCCCGTGCGCAGCCTGTGGTGGGTGGCCACCGCCGGCGGCACCCCGCCGACGCGGCTCACCGAGGGCCCCGGCGACGGCAGCGCGGCCTGGTCGCCCGACGGTACGCGGATCGCGTTCCTGCGCGCCGCCGGCGGCCCCCCGCAGATCTGGGTCCTGCCCGTGACCGGCGGCGACCCCCGGCAGTTGACCCGCCTCCCGCTGGGCGCCGGCCGCCCGATCTGGAGCCCCGACGGCTCCCGCATCGCGTTCACCAGTGCCGTCGACACCCACGCCGTCCCCGGAGAGGACGACGCCGCCCGCGCCGCCCGGGGCCACGCGCCGCTGGTCGTCGACGCCCTGGACTACCAGGCCGACGGCGCCGGCCTGCTCGGCACCATGCGCAGCCACCTCCACGTGCTCGACCCGGACACGGGCGAGGTCACCCAGGTCACCGAAGGGGAGTGGCACGCGGGCGAGCCGGCCTGGTCGCCCGACGGCCGCCGGCTGGCCTTCTCCGCCGGCCGCGACGCCGACGCGGACATGAACAACCTGTCGGCGGCGTACGTGCTCGACCCGTCCACCCCCGACGTACCCGCCGAGCGGGTCGGCCCCGCCGACGGCATGATCGGCCCGGTCGGCTGGACCCCCGACGGCGAGGCGCTGCTCGCCGTCGGCGCCACCCACAACGGCACGGGACACGCGCGCCTGCTCCGCATCCCCCTCGCCGGCGGCCCCGTCGCCCAACTCGCCGCCTCGCTGGATCGCAACATCATGTCCGGCGGCGGCGGATACCCCGGCGCGCTGCCCCAGTTCACCGCCGACGGCCGCGAACTGCTGTTCTGCGCCCGGGAGGCCGGCGACACCCAGCTGCTGGTCCTCGACCCCGCGACCGACACCACCCGCGTGCTGGTCGGCGGTGCCAACCGCAGCGTCTCGGGCGTGTCGGTCCCGCAGACCCCCGGCCCGGTCGCCATCGTGCTGGCCACCCCGACCTCCTACGGCGAGATCGTCCTGGTCGACCCCGCCGACGGCACCGAGCGCGTACTCACCACGCACGTCGCCGACGCGTTGCCGGACGTGGAGCTGTTCACCGCCGTCGACCGCCGGTTCACCATCTCCGACGGCACCGTCGTACACGCCCGGGTGATCCGCGACCCGCAGGCGACCGGCCCCGGTCCGCTGCTCATGGACATCCACGGAGGCCCGCACAACGCGTGGGGCGGCACCGCCGACTCGATCCACCTCTACCACCAGGTGCTGGCCGAGCGCGGCTGGACCATCCTGCTGCCCAACCCCCGGGCCAGCGACGGCTACGGCGAGGACTTCTTCACCGCCGCCGTCGGCGCCTGGGGCCTCGCCGACGCCGCCGACTTCCTGGAGCCGCTGGACACCCTCGTCGCCGAGGGCATCGCCGACCCCGATCGGCTGGCCGTCGCCGGCTACAGCTACGGCGGCTACATGACCTGCTACCTGACCAGCCGCGACCGGCGCTTCGCCGCGGCGGTCACCGGCGGTGTGGTCAGCGACCTGGTCAGCATCTCCGGCACCTCCGACGCCGGCACCTTCCTCGCCCGCGCCGAATTCGGCGACATCACCTACCGCGACGAGCCCGAGCGCTACGCCGCGATGAACCCGCTGTCCCGGGTCGGCGACGTACGCACCCCGACCCTGGTCGTGCACGGCGGCGCCGACATGCGGTGTCCCGTCGGCCAGGCCCAGCAGTGGTTCAGCGCGCTGCGCGAGCAGGGCGTGCCGACCCGGATGGTGCTCTACCCCGAGGGCTCGCACCTGTTCATCCTCCAGGGCCGCCCCTCGCACCGCCTCGACTGGAACCGGCGGATCGTCGACTGGGTCGAGCAGTACGCCGGCCCCGCGGGCCGCGCCCGCCCGGCCCGCCTGGACGCCGCGCACTGGCAGCGCCGCCTGTCCACGCTGGCATCGCGTCACCAGGTCCCCGGCGCGACGCTCGCCGTCCTGCGCGTCGACGCCAACGGGCCCGACGACCTGATCGAGGCGGCCCACGGCGTCCTCAACCTGAACACGGGCGTCCCGGTCACCACCGAATCGGTCTTCCAGATCGGCTCGATCAGCAAGGTGTGGACCACCACGCTGGTCATGCAACTGGTCGAGGACGGACTGCTCGACCTGGACCAGCCGTTGGCCGAACTGATGCCGGAACTGCGGTTGTCCGACCCGGAGTTGCCCAAGCGCATCACCATGCGCCACCTGCTCACGCACTCCTCCGGCATCGACGGCGACCACTTCCCCGACACCGGGCGCGGCGACGACTGCGTGGCCCGCTACGTGGACACCCTCGTCGACGTCACGCAGGTCTTCCCGCCGGGCGCCGGCTGGTCGTACTGCAACGCGGGCTTCGTGCTGGCCGGTCGGGTGATCGAGCACCTGACCGGCAAGACCTGGGACGAGGTGTTGCGCGAGCGGCTGAGCACCCCGCTCGGGCTGACCCGTACCGTCACGCTGCCCGAGGAGGCGCTGCTGCTCAGCGCCGCGGTCGGACACCTCTCCGAGGGCGGCGGCGCGCCGACCGTGGCGCCGGTGTCCGGGCTGCCCCGCTCCCTCGGACCGGCCGGCCTGATCTCCTCCACCGCGGCCGAACTCCTGGCGTTCGCCCGGCTGCACCTGACCGACGGCCTCGCCGCCGACGGCCGCCGACTGCTCGCCGCGCAGTACACGACCGCGATGCGCGAGCGGCAGGTGGACGTACCCGACACCGCGTTGACCGGCACCACCTGGGGCCTGGGCTGGCGCCTGTGGGCGGTGGACGGACAGGAACTGTGCGGCCACAACGGCGGCACCGTCGGCCAACTCGCCTTCCTCCAGGTGCTGCCCGAACACGGCCTGGCACTGGCGCTGTTGACCAACGGCGGGCAGGCGGAGGAGCTTTCCGAGGAGCTGTTCGCGGAGATCCTCACCGAGGCGGCGGGCATCGCCCCGGCCGAGCCGTTCGCCCCGCCCGCCGAGCCGCCGGCCGTGGACGTGGACCGCTACGTCGGGGTCTACGAACGCGCCGCACAGCGCGACGAGGTGTCGGTGACGCCCGACGGTCTGCTGCTCCGCCGCGAGCTGACCGGGCCACTGGCGGACACCCTGCCCGACGCGGTCACCGAACTGCGGATGGTGCCGGTCGCGGAGGACGTGTTCGCGGTACGCCTGCCCGGGTCGCCGATCTGGCGTCCGCTCATCTTCGCCTCCTTCGGCACCGGCGGGCGCTTCCTGTACCTGGGTGCTCGGATCAGTCCGCAACGGGACTGA
- a CDS encoding GNAT family N-acetyltransferase — MSDELVSLRPVVEGDLPLLERFSTDPEAVGPFGWQGWADPGRWRREWTESGFLGDAGGRLLVVRGADVLGFVAWRKIVTSRTSYCWNVGINLFAEVRGQGFGTRAQLLLVRYLFAHTQVARVEAATEVDNVAEQRALEKVGFTPEGVARAYLFRAGRWRDVVFYSLLRDELPLDDEESTTR; from the coding sequence ATGAGTGACGAACTGGTGTCGCTGCGGCCGGTGGTCGAGGGTGACCTCCCCCTTCTCGAACGGTTTTCGACGGATCCGGAGGCGGTCGGGCCGTTCGGTTGGCAGGGCTGGGCGGATCCCGGGCGGTGGCGGCGCGAGTGGACCGAGAGCGGCTTTCTCGGGGACGCCGGAGGGCGGTTGCTGGTGGTTCGCGGGGCTGACGTCCTGGGTTTCGTGGCCTGGCGCAAAATCGTCACCTCACGCACCTCCTACTGCTGGAACGTCGGGATAAACCTGTTCGCCGAGGTGCGCGGCCAGGGCTTCGGCACCCGAGCCCAACTCCTGCTGGTGCGCTACCTGTTCGCCCACACCCAGGTGGCGCGGGTGGAGGCGGCGACCGAGGTCGACAACGTCGCCGAACAACGCGCGCTGGAAAAGGTCGGCTTCACGCCGGAAGGCGTGGCCCGCGCGTATCTCTTCCGAGCGGGTCGGTGGCGGGACGTGGTGTTCTACAGCCTGCTGAGGGACGAACTACCGTTGGACGACGAGGAGTCGACGACGCGGTAG
- a CDS encoding SRPBCC family protein encodes MPHFETTTRIRVAPARAFEASLDIDAHTASMASSKERAIGGVTAGRIGLGESVTWRARHFGVVWRMTSRITAYEEPSRFVDEQVGGPFAYWRHEHRFTSDGAGGTVMRDVVDYAAPFGPIGAVVGWIGLHRYMVRLIVVRNEYLKDSLESTVSE; translated from the coding sequence GTGCCGCATTTCGAGACGACCACGCGCATTCGCGTCGCGCCCGCACGGGCTTTCGAGGCGTCCCTGGACATCGACGCCCATACCGCGTCCATGGCTTCGTCGAAAGAGCGGGCGATCGGTGGGGTGACGGCCGGCCGGATCGGACTCGGCGAGAGCGTCACATGGCGGGCGCGGCACTTCGGCGTGGTGTGGCGGATGACCTCGCGGATCACGGCGTACGAGGAGCCGAGTCGGTTCGTCGACGAGCAGGTCGGCGGGCCGTTCGCGTACTGGCGCCACGAGCACCGCTTCACCTCGGACGGGGCCGGCGGCACGGTGATGCGCGATGTCGTCGACTACGCGGCCCCGTTCGGCCCGATCGGCGCCGTCGTGGGGTGGATCGGGCTGCATCGATACATGGTCCGGTTGATCGTCGTGCGCAATGAGTATCTGAAGGACTCCCTCGAATCGACAGTGTCCGAATAG
- a CDS encoding DedA family protein, translating to MPSSTVSDLAVNVLDASSLLSAFGALGIAVVLFAETGLLVGFFLPGDSLLFTAGLLCVSGSSDRVHLTLWQVLLAAVGGALLGAQVGYLLGRRGGRALLGRYKNRSLHEGVARAEQLLGKYGHAKAVVLARFVPIVRTVLNPLAGVLEMPVRTFTLWQIVGGTIWAIGLVLAGYGLGSSVPNVDTYLLPIVAVVVLISLLPIALEVLRQRKHRSDPDSDPDPHHRDEP from the coding sequence ATGCCTTCGTCGACCGTGTCCGACCTGGCCGTGAACGTGCTGGACGCGAGTTCGTTGTTGTCCGCCTTCGGGGCGCTGGGCATCGCCGTGGTGTTGTTCGCGGAGACCGGTCTGCTGGTCGGCTTCTTCCTGCCCGGCGACTCGTTGTTGTTCACCGCCGGGCTGTTGTGCGTGTCGGGCTCCTCGGACCGGGTGCATCTGACCCTGTGGCAGGTGTTGCTCGCTGCCGTGGGCGGCGCCCTGCTCGGCGCCCAGGTCGGCTACCTCCTCGGCCGGCGCGGCGGACGCGCGCTGCTGGGCCGGTACAAGAACCGGAGCCTGCACGAAGGCGTGGCGCGCGCCGAGCAGTTGCTCGGCAAGTACGGACACGCCAAGGCAGTGGTCCTGGCCCGCTTCGTCCCGATCGTGCGTACCGTGCTCAACCCGCTGGCGGGCGTCCTGGAGATGCCCGTACGCACCTTCACCCTGTGGCAGATCGTCGGCGGCACGATCTGGGCGATCGGCCTGGTCCTGGCGGGTTACGGACTCGGCTCATCCGTACCGAACGTGGACACCTACCTGCTGCCGATCGTGGCGGTGGTGGTCCTGATCTCGCTTCTGCCGATCGCACTGGAGGTACTACGCCAACGCAAACACCGGTCAGACCCAGACTCGGATCCCGACCCCCACCACCGAGACGAACCATGA
- a CDS encoding LysR family transcriptional regulator, with the protein MDLTVWRTFVTVCRVGSLSAAAIELGHTQSAVSRQIAGLERRLGVALVERQVRGVRPTAAGEVFRHHALVVLNEADRAVRAVRDVRDGAPGRPLAVGATPSLAAGIVPAAIRRLLDDEGPLRWSLLPGSSADLYDRVLARDLDIAVVTDAPPGLPDDPRVERRLLGLDEMVVVLPADHPHAGRGPLPIHELAEQTWVEDNDGSAALLRRHAARAGTTARIDLTAADLPGKIAMVATGHAIALIPGVLAGTLRADVTTATLTDPPTRGIYTITPHQDQHPATTALSAHLTTAFD; encoded by the coding sequence GTGGATCTGACGGTGTGGCGGACCTTCGTGACGGTGTGCCGGGTCGGGTCGTTGTCGGCGGCGGCGATCGAACTCGGCCACACCCAGTCGGCCGTCTCCCGGCAGATCGCCGGCCTGGAGCGGCGGCTCGGGGTGGCGCTGGTCGAGCGGCAGGTGCGCGGGGTGCGGCCGACGGCGGCCGGCGAGGTGTTCCGGCACCACGCCCTGGTCGTGCTCAACGAGGCGGATCGGGCGGTGCGCGCGGTTCGGGACGTACGGGACGGGGCGCCGGGCCGGCCGCTGGCCGTCGGCGCGACGCCCTCCCTGGCCGCCGGGATCGTACCCGCCGCGATCCGGCGCCTCCTGGACGACGAGGGCCCGCTGCGGTGGAGCCTGTTGCCCGGATCGAGCGCCGACCTGTACGACCGGGTACTCGCCCGCGACCTGGACATCGCCGTCGTCACGGACGCGCCGCCGGGGCTGCCGGACGACCCCCGGGTGGAGCGGCGGCTCCTGGGCTTGGACGAGATGGTGGTCGTCCTGCCCGCCGACCACCCGCACGCCGGGCGGGGGCCACTGCCGATCCACGAACTGGCCGAACAAACCTGGGTCGAGGACAACGACGGCTCGGCGGCCCTCCTACGCCGCCACGCCGCCCGCGCCGGAACCACCGCCCGAATCGACCTCACCGCAGCCGACCTGCCCGGCAAAATCGCCATGGTCGCCACCGGCCACGCCATCGCCCTGATCCCCGGGGTCCTGGCAGGCACCCTGCGCGCAGACGTCACCACGGCGACCTTGACAGACCCCCCAACACGCGGCATCTACACGATCACCCCACACCAGGACCAACACCCGGCAACGACGGCCCTGTCCGCCCACTTGACGACGGCGTTCGACTGA